The genomic window GTTAATGTTAAATATGTGACTACCATTAAACTTAACTTAATTTTCGGTAAAAGGTTCAAGTGCAccggcgcttattaaagatttaatttggcgcctggtagatagtaccagtgaccccagagctgatgctttcctggctcaatGAATAAGTAGcgtaatacagcgaggaaatgctgccagcgttaaaggtacacatccacagggaccaaactttttaaatatgttttcattttctttttaataatttttattattactttaaacttacttgattgTAACCAATAATATATTCACCATTATACATATGCTGTCGCCCAACCGCTACACTAGGATGCGCCGCGGCTTGCAATCTGGTTTTCACAACTGACATAGGGTTCGCGGCCAAACCGCTCATAAAACCGCTAGCGCCCGCCCAAAACGCTGATTTCTGAACATTTACGGAACCATTTGATTGTGTCCAACCTTGAACTTCGGCTACGTGATACGTGCCAAGTCTGGAATGATTATAAGACTTAGACGTGCGTCCCAAACTGTCACATTTGTGGCTGATTTTATCAGAAACATCTTACATTACttgtaaaaactactgaaatGAATTAGAGCATAGTCGTGAATCTATCTGTTTTCATCTCGgcgttaatatataaatagaaagagacaaatgtaattaataattctgattttgtttttatgacaATCATCAGTTTGTCATATAAGCAGTTGCCTTATTCCGTTACTTGTAAAGTGATTTTCAAATTTGGTTTCCTTGTTAGATGACTTCATAATTATTGGAATCTTGTTTAGTTCCAGTTCAATAGTTAAggttttcgtaagaatttcgTAACGTAAATGTCTGCTAGATaatgaaacatttaatttataaccgCAATgctaattaataacaaataaaaaacgtaTGTGTACTTATATACACGCGttggaagttatacttctttgacgTAACAAGAtataaatcttttcaaaaaatttattctacgtttgtagaaaaaaccgacactaacaatagaaaatctaaaatgttgactatagctaacttcagggtgtcggttttttgtgacggcatgcgcgcgcatcgtaaaattttactctcataatttttccctaacgcgccaaaagaagtataacttcaaaaatgtagcGACAAATGCGTTACCTAACAGAGTTCATACAAAATCCGAACACCACGGCTGGCGTAAGGCCTTTCTGCAGTGCCAGCACCCCATCTGCCTTCGCGATCACGTAGAGCCCATGGAAGAGGCCCCTATATTGTCTCGGCTGCTCCTTTCTAGATCGCAACTCGCCTTGCAGCTGAAGTCTGGTTTTGACGACATCCATCGGGTTCGTGAAAATAGTGGCACCCGCGCCGGCTAGACCTCCGATTATGAAGTCCATTGCTGACTGGAAACATAATATTGCATACTCAAAAATGAAACATGCGGTACGGAGAAAACTTTTTTACACTTACTAGAGTAAGTTGTAACTTTGAAAATGGAACGTTTCAGACTTGAAGATGTGATTGAGAAGTATGTTATAAGAAAAAGTTCATCAATAAGTTCCCCTATTTTGCAATAGAGGATTTATTAATTGGATTGcgtgtaaaattaaaaaaaacttgagaTTTTCACCGAGTTGTCACGTTTAACACACGTATGATATAACAATGAGAGATTACGTATATGCAAGGCCGTTAACTAAGCCTAGAGCATAAAAAGATTTtactgtttaaatttatataacaattatcttgcaaataaaatatttaagtttagtttctacttacttaattttttacctattgcgtgtacaatttgtataaattaattgaggTACAAAGAAGATACCTCGTTTCAAGTTACTTAATACGAGTAATCTTTAGTTGTTGATTGCTGTTTTTAGAAGGGTCTTGTAGGCACCGCAAGCACGCAACATACATAAAGCGTGATTAAACTACTACATTTTCTAAATGAAATTGTGATAGTACCTACTGGTTCCTCAATTCCGTAGAAAATTCGATAATTCAAGCAAAATTGTTGTCGAACATTTTATTCTTGAACATTATATACATCAAATCGAATCGAAATATGAAcatcaaaaagaaatacatattaaatgctaaatgtttataattttacatttactgccagttcagaactggcaataaactctccgccactctttttaatcgctataaaaaaaatttgttttacacaatgtttgtgaGGAGCTGCaatcattacaccatgttccacatgacatctgaAGTACctaattaatagttatatagtaattaataataaaaaaaacaaagatttgtcctccaTCAGCaataggcatggtgaaataggagaacgcacttacattctcgtgggaacaacacgcaaatacccAAAGGTAAGGTTAAGGTTTGCTAAAATTATATCATACAAGCCATATTATTCcactaaattttaaatacaaaatgtaataatacgtATGGGATATACACTAGTAGAACTGAGGAATACTTGATGATGGAGAAGGGACTTCACAAATCAAATTCTTTAATCTAGGCCACTGTACTTTATATTGACGAGTGGCTCTATTTATTGTCTAAAATTTTGTATGgtcataaaagtaaacaactcttggtatttattaacaattaaattaaaagacaaTTTACTCACCATTAACAGCAGATGAAAGACTGATCATTTATAACATCAAAATCTTACAATccaaattatttccttcactTCACTTAAactatttcaattatataacaattgtacattgttttttgattaaaaaacacaaaaaacacGTGCCTTACGGAAATTAATCAACTGATACTATTTCGTTACGTATTCGATGACGATACATCGCGTGGCATTGACATGAAACTTTGGCCGTGGACGAGATTAAACAACACTTGTCCTTAGTCAATGATAAATAAACCGaactatttttgtttattagtgATTAGTCgatattatttgacagtcatataaattatttattcatttttaatttaaaaaatattgttaatacacaatattgtgtagttaaatttgtttttatactcAGTACTCTTTCCAATTTTACCcaattctatatatatatatatattatatatatgtcgcagccaactagctaaattagccgttcaattcagccagttgatcaaacagctaggcaaatgacttGGACCGATGACGTTTAATTTCTTGCCTATATactagataatataatataatagataatatacTATGGGTTCTGTAGTAATAgtcttaaatatacaaatgaatgtagtatataaattttcttatgacgtatTTATAACGTACAAAAGTTACACATTTATTGTTACCGGTTGGTGGTAGTAATAACAATAccgttttataattattattggttCCTTTTCGAATGAAACCATAATGACGTCATGTAGTTTGGCAAGGAGAGCGGGCGTAGGAAAATGGCATGAATGAGTATTGATTTACAAGAAACAATGAATAATTGATAAGAATTTTGAACCTTAAACCAAAAGAACAAGAACGCTATTTGAACAATCATCGGTTTCATACAGATATCTCAGATTACTTTCAGAAGAAAGTGAAGTTTTAAACATCACTTTTTCCTTGAAATTTATGATAAAGGACATCAGTTAATTGCAacgcattatttatttatatcttcgATGCATTTACCAATTCAACTTATCCTTCAAGAGATGAGCGATTACTTAATCAGTGAGATCAGATGAGCCTGCAGCCTATTTGCcccgttttataaaaaaaaacaaacaaacatgACAATCATAACATTTCAATATCTCGGTAAAAACCTTATCGCTTTCAAATAATCTCTTCTAGGCAACCGCTGTAAGTTGCATAGTaagtatacatattttacatgtattctaatatataaaattctcgtatcacaatgttcgttcccatactcctcctcctctattaataataaaaaaataaaaaaacggtTCGACCGAAGCGGCTACTCACCCCCCTAATCTtcatctttcaaacccctaagtgataagaggtgacaacattttttgtttttattttattatgatacaacatactaAAATACGTACaacccctttttttatttgttagttaagaacttataacttgaactctgaggcttatatagagaaaaattacagaaaaacCTAATGGGGCATCCACACGCTGGCTGTTTGTCACAAACACCGCAAAAAGCAAACGAAGTCATAAGCCCCATCCACACGCTTGACAAACAATGGCAAACAGCCAACAGCAAACAGCAAACACGGACGTGTGGATGGGTGTTTGTCGTTGTTTGCctgtttgtgtttgtgttgggCAGTGTTCGGCATCGGTGTCGGTTTTTCTTGGCAGATCAAAGGATGTTTGGCAAACAGTTTGCTACGTATCCACACGTTTGGCTGCGATCAGTATGCGCGCGAGCTTGCGGGAGGCGGACGTATTTACTTGATACACTTTTTCGTTGGCGCGCAAAGCGTAAAAAATGTCTGATTGTTCAGCACCTACGATTTTGACATTTTGGAGGCTTATCAAAATGAgctcattaaatttttcttctataaattgtctgaaacgaataaaaacttttaagtaaaattaaaataggtcTAAAGCAGTACCTTGTAcgatttctatgtattttaatcatcAACCATCGTCTTTACTTTCTtcttgctttaatttataataaaaatatgtcaaccCGAAAATAGAGCTGCCACAAGCTCGTCGTACGCCATGTTTGCCGATTCGGAATGTTATGACCGTTCGCCAAGCATGTGGATGGCTGTTTGTGTTGGGTGATTGTGGTTGGTGTTTGGTACTTCGTTTGCTGTTTGCGGTGTTTGTGACAAACAGCCAGCGTGTGGATGCCCCACAAACACCAACCACAATCACCCAACACAAACAGCCATCCATGATCCACATGCTTGACGAACGTTCATAACATTCCGAATCGGCAAACATGGCGGACGACGAGCTTGTGGCAGCTATTACTTTCGggttgacatatttttattgtaaattaaagcaagagaaagaaaaaaggaaaaaaagaagaaagcaAAGACGATGGTGgatgattaaaatacatagaaagCGTACAAGGCTTTAGACCTATTATTTGGGCTTTAATTTgccgtgtttttttaattttccttaaAAGTTACTTAAAAATGTCAGAATCGTAGGTGCTCCAATCAGACATTTTTTACGCTTTGCGCGCCAACGAAAGTGTAGCAAGTAAATACGTCCGCCTCCCACAAGCTCGCGCGCATACTGATCGCTGCCAAACGTGTGGAATGTGGATACGTAGCAAACTGTTTGCCAAACATCCTTTGATCTGGCAAGATAAACCGACACCGATGCCGAACACTGCCCAACACGAACACAAACAGGCAAACAACGACAAACACCCATCCACACGTCCGTATTTGCTGTTTGCTGTTGGCTGTTTGCCATTGTTTGTCAAGCGTGTGGATGGGGCTTAAAAAGTTGTCATTCAGGAAAACCGAATAGTCTCTGAGGTTCTCTCTcaagcaaaatgttccatgttggtatgtacctactaaaaaggtagctagttttattaaatgttttgaagGTGACCTAAAGGTGACGTTGtttgtaaaaacataaaacactTTGTATGTTTTTCCTTTAAACATCGTGTTTCGCGGCAACTACTGCGTCATCAACTTCAAATTTGTGGCTCCTGAGATGATTCTCTAACTTTAGGTAAAACACTAAGAGCCAGATCCAATAAATATGGAGGATTTTCCAACAATCAGAGGCCTCTTGAATGGCAGCCATCGCAATCTCTAAACTCGAATCAAATCTCTGAACTTGTGGGAACTTATCTtagtgaaataaaacatttttcgcCAGTTTGCGCCGCGCGCCGTTGCTAGCGTATTTCCTGAAGCAACCTTGTTAGTTGTCCTGCGTATAGTCCCCGTAATAGTGGCTCCCGTAGCTGTCCTAGAAAAAACAGCTGTTCTTATAAGCAAATAGAATCGCCTTAAATTTCTTCGGAGTTGGAGATAGCGGTCTCTTCCAAGTGATGGACTGTCAGAAAACATTTTCGTACCCCAATGGTTGTGGACATTATGGGAAGAGAGAattgatttcttttttatataggtatgCCTGCCAGTATTTTGTTCCTTCCAAGGAGAATTTACCGCATTATCAATTAATTCCAGTCGAACACCCGTCGTATAGTAAAATCTTCTTAAGAAAGAAGATCTTCCTTGTATCTTTTCTATGATCGTAACTTTATGCAGCTATGATAAAAGGATATGCACATACTTACTCCATAGAACATTAAAATAACGAGGTAGATATGTGactaataaagaaataaatcattatctAAACCCAACAATAAAGTTGAAGGTCAGGACCAAATTCGATCGATGAATAATGACGGTCATTATACCTTTGGACAATCTATCATGGCCTTATGGAAAGtaatcatatattatttataccacTTGCTCATAGTGCTTAATCGGCTTACCAAAAGTGGTTATCAATCTTTATGTGGGCAAAGGCTGAATTTTTCAGTGGACATTCGTGTAGATTAAGATTTTCCCCAAAAACTACGTTGAACAATATAGTTTAATTAGATTGATTACTTTTGGTCTAAAATACTAAAGGAATTGcttgcaaataataaatattttttttatatttaaaagcaaAGGTGTACATCGATGGGTTACAAATATAATCAACATAAAAATGCTGGCCATTAATCAAACTTACAATGTCATGTTAACGTCAAATGCACTAAAAGTTaaagcaatattaaaattaaatatgccATTGGTGTCCTTTGAAGCACTGTATCAGGTGTCGTCAATCGTTTGGATGCCGTCATTGCTGCGTGTTGTGTCCGGCGGCTTAGGGCAGTGAATTTAATAGCTGTCCCCACGGCGCCCAAGGTCAGAGGTGGGCGGAAGGCGGCAAACATGTTGCCCGGACCACTCGCGCCCATCGACGCGAACAAAACACGCGCCCTCACAACGATCTACGCTCCGAGGAAACTTAAAACACGGAAGCATAAAACCGCGCAAACTAGGATGCTGGAAAACGACATCCCTATCAAACCCAGTCTCTCACCCTTCCACCCTCTCCCAGCTATCGGCCAGAAAGCGGAAAAGACTAAAGTAATTCTCTTCGATTTAGACAAACCGATCACGTTTCACGAAGTGATGCAACCATTAACGCCTCTCAGGATACATAGCTTACGGAagaatacttttaaaaatttcaacgCGAAACCACATTTAATCCGTGAAAATACGTACGATGTGATCAATCCTATGTATATTAACGCGCCAACGATCGACAAAAAGGATTGCTCAAGGAAAACATTTTCGCAACCAACCAAGGAAGTAAAAATGTCAGCGAAAACGAGATTTAAAAACGCCGCTCTGCAGGTTGCCAAGTTATCGTCAATGTCTAAAGGTAAACTTCTATGCTTAAGGGAAAGTGAAACATTCACCTTATGCAAAAGTAATGACGACTCTTGCAGACTGCAGAGGATACCGAAGAGTCCGGcgcaaaaattaaataagctttctgaaatatttcaaAGTCTGGAGCTGCAGGGCCGGCAACGAGATAGGTTGCAGAAGGAAAACAGCTGGTTCTGATTAGTGTAAGTGTTAAACTGAATGAAAACTAAGTGATAAAGTgtggtaaaattatttttgtttttcgcAAGAGCGCTTCTATGTTTTTGGTCTACGCTAACCCGAAAACGCGTAATCTTTACGtcaatatgtttaattaaagtgttaattttctaaataagGTTTTTTGTAGAATACTCCTTATATTGTCCCTTATAGAATACTCCTAATACGTCTTCCTTGGTAAGTCGTagattcaaatattaaaattttgtttgtttgaaatgaaaataagAATTGATCCAGTCAtaactaatattgtttttacttAACGAGGGCACTGCTTTAGAGAACTcgaataatttaaagttacgATATTAGCAATATAATAAACTCTTGTTTTATCAAGAgaacttattataaatagcGACATGAATCTCGAAAATTCGTTATTAAGTCAATATTTCGGACGCAagcaaaaatgtatatattcaACGTTTAAAGTTAAATGTGATTCATTTACCTCTGTTATTAATGATGTGAATAAACCCTGACTAATATTTGAAAAGCCTTAAGACTTTTCCAAAACTTTTGACTTCTTAGTCATTGCACTGATTGTTTCCtgttgaaaattgtattacattGTTGTAAGGAGGTCGAATATTGAATGAGGACAGTTCAATTCTATAATGAATCCTTGAAGGCGTAGTTGTATTATGCTATTTCTTTAAAGCATGACACAGAATTATCTATAATTCTAAAAACTAGCAGTACCTTTAATATCTATCAATTTacgctttattttataatagggatattaagtaaaataacattaaatgaaaaatttgcAACTGAAGTAGCCAGTTTGAGATAAATAGgggtttaaactttaaacccTTTTCATGAT from Pieris napi chromosome 12, ilPieNapi1.2, whole genome shotgun sequence includes these protein-coding regions:
- the LOC125054750 gene encoding solute carrier family 25 member 35-like isoform X2, with product MISLSSAVNAMDFIIGGLAGAGATIFTNPMDVVKTRLQLQGELRSRKEQPRQYRGLFHGLYVIAKADGVLALQKGLTPAVVFGFCMNSVRLGTYHVAEVQGWTQSNGSVNVQKSAFWAGASGFMSGLAANPMSVVKTRLQAAAHPSVAVGRQHMYNGTIDALMKIYKTEGFRGFFAGVHASCIRLAIGSSAQLTTFSILKEQLLANGFCQNSPALLACVASLACGILSVLLETPLDVVTTRIFNQGAASKGDQLYKGVFDCLKKILKTEGVYGLYKGFGPLYLRIAPHTTLSLVIWDMLNVTFEKKR
- the LOC125054750 gene encoding solute carrier family 25 member 35-like isoform X6, coding for MISLSSAVNAMDFIIGGLAGAGATIFTNPMDVVKTRLQLQGELRSRKEQPRQYRGLFHGLYVIAKADGVLALQKGLTPAVVFGFCMNSVRLGTYHVAEVQGWTQSNGSVNVQKSAFWAGASGFMSGLAANPMSVVKTRLQAAAHPSVAVGRQHMYNGAASKGDQLYKGVFDCLKKILKTEGVYGLYKGFGPLYLRIAPHTTLSLVIWDMLNVTFEKKR
- the LOC125054750 gene encoding solute carrier family 25 member 35-like isoform X1; the protein is MISLSSAVNAMDFIIGGLAGAGATIFTNPMDVVKTRLQLQGELRSRKEQPRQYRGLFHGLYVIAKADGVLALQKGLTPAVVFGFCMNSVRLGTYHVAEVQGWTQSNGSVNVQKSAFWAGASGFMSGLAANPMSVVKTRLQAAAHPSVAVGRQHMYNGTIDALMKIYKTEGFRGFFAGVHASCIRLAIGSSAQLTTFSIAKETLLSHGISTNSRLCLAFLASALSGAVVSAVICPFDVVSVRLYNQGAASKGDQLYKGVFDCLKKILKTEGVYGLYKGFGPLYLRIAPHTTLSLVIWDMLNVTFEKKR
- the LOC125054750 gene encoding solute carrier family 25 member 35-like isoform X7; translation: MISLSSAVNAMDFIIGGLAGAGATIFTNPMDVVKTRLQLQGELRSRKEQPRQYRGLFHGLYVIAKADGVLALQKGLTPAVVFGFCMNSVRLGTYHVAEVQGWTQSNGSVNVQKSAFWAGASGFMSGLAANPMSVVKTRLQAAAHPSVAVGRQHMYNGTIDALMKIYKTEGFRGFFAGVHASCIRLAIGSSAQLTTFSMCRVKR
- the LOC125054750 gene encoding solute carrier family 25 member 35-like isoform X5 → MISLSSAVNAMDFIIGGLAGAGATIFTNPMDVVKTRLQLQGELRSRKEQPRQYRGLFHGLYVIAKADGVLALQKGLTPAVVFGFCMNSVRLGTYHVAEVQGWTQSNGSVNVQKSAFWAGASGFMSGLAANPMSVVKTRLQAAAHPSVAVGRQHMYNGTIDALMKIYKTEGFRGFFAGVHASCIRLAIGSSAQLTTFSIAKETLLSHGISTNSRLCLAFLASALSGAVVSAVICPFDVVSVRLYNQD
- the LOC125054268 gene encoding uncharacterized protein LOC125054268, coding for MLPGPLAPIDANKTRALTTIYAPRKLKTRKHKTAQTRMLENDIPIKPSLSPFHPLPAIGQKAEKTKVILFDLDKPITFHEVMQPLTPLRIHSLRKNTFKNFNAKPHLIRENTYDVINPMYINAPTIDKKDCSRKTFSQPTKEVKMSAKTRFKNAALQVAKLSSMSKGKLLCLRESETFTLCKSNDDSCRLQRIPKSPAQKLNKLSEIFQSLELQGRQRDRLQKENSWF